The Sebastes fasciatus isolate fSebFas1 chromosome 13, fSebFas1.pri, whole genome shotgun sequence genome includes a region encoding these proteins:
- the LOC141780986 gene encoding methyltransferase-like 26 B, whose protein sequence is MLLSPQAERNWEGLCLVLEDVLEDQSHRQLFALELGSGTGQHVIRFAQKMPFITWQPSDIKEESRDSIKAYTAATHMKNVLQPVHLDASEPWEKWAGLPRNSCDLIVAINLLQYSSFKTAQGVFNGAGQILRQNGLLITYAVYAINGTITPSCNESLDAELRQINPEWGLPDIDVLRQLAYGNGIRMERMIEMEEYYKCLIFRKL, encoded by the exons ATGCTGCTGTCTCCCCAGGCAGAGAGGAACTGGGAGGGTCTGTGTTTAGTGCTTGAAGATGTGCTGGAGGACCAGTCCCACAGGCAGCTGTTCGCTTTAGAGCTGGGCTCTGGAACTGGGCAGCATGTCATACGCTTTGCCCAGAAGATGCCCTTCATTACCTGGCAGCCATCAGACATCAAAGAGGAGTCTCGGGACAG TATTAAGGCATACACTGCTGCAACCCATATGAAGAATGTGCTGCAGCCTGTCCACCTTGATGCCAGCGAGCCCTGGGAGAAATGGGCAGGCCTTCCTCGCAACTCCTGTGACCTTATTGTTGCCATTAATTTACTGCAATACAGCTCTTTCAAAACAGCACAG GGTGTTTTCAACGGAGCAGGTCAGATCCTCAGACAAAATGGCCTTTTGATAACATATGCG GTTTATGCTATTAATGGCACCATTACACCAAGCTGTAATGAAAGCCTGGATGCAGAGCTTCGACAAAT AAATCCAGAGTGGGGTCTTCCAGACATCGATGTGCTGAGACAGCTGGCCTATGGGAACGGGATCCGTATGGAGAGGATG ATTGAAATGGAAGAATACTACAAATGCCTCATCTTCAGAaaactttaa